In Aequorivita sp. H23M31, a single window of DNA contains:
- a CDS encoding IS4 family transposase — MNKSKNFSGQPIIKQVLNFLDAKDIYRTAKKHNSDRYTKKFTTYDHLVTMIFAVISGCNSLREVTSIMLACEGKINHLGLRDFPKRSTLSDANKRRSAEVFADIYSGLYKRYHRFLSDSRTREPAIKGLKIVDSSTIALFSDILRGVGRNPLNGKKKGGIKMHTMINAMEDVPCLIKFSDAATHDHTFLKELDLKKGSYVVFDKGYVDYQQYEQWTLDGIYFVTRQKSNARYTSLEEFDIPDNVDDAVLKDEKITLADKEGNEFHLRRIAFWHQEKGKVYEFITNNYEVEADRITDIYKNRWQIETMFKRLKQNFPLKYFLGDNQNAIEIQIWVSLIIQLIMLVIQRKAQRSWAYSNMVSVIRYHLMTYIDLFKFLKNPDSKWEEITTKNIGQLSFFDP, encoded by the coding sequence ATGAACAAAAGTAAAAATTTCAGTGGACAACCTATTATCAAACAGGTTTTAAACTTCCTTGACGCCAAAGATATTTATCGGACAGCAAAGAAGCACAACAGCGACAGGTACACCAAAAAGTTCACGACCTATGATCACTTGGTTACGATGATATTCGCCGTTATCAGTGGCTGCAACTCACTTCGCGAAGTAACAAGCATAATGCTGGCGTGCGAGGGCAAGATCAACCATTTAGGGCTACGGGACTTTCCAAAACGCAGTACGTTGTCCGATGCCAACAAAAGAAGAAGTGCAGAGGTCTTTGCTGATATTTACTCTGGTCTCTATAAACGTTACCACCGGTTTTTATCGGACAGCAGAACCAGGGAGCCCGCCATAAAAGGCCTCAAAATAGTCGATTCCTCGACAATAGCGCTCTTTAGCGACATATTGAGGGGTGTTGGCCGGAACCCGCTCAACGGCAAGAAGAAGGGCGGGATAAAAATGCACACGATGATCAACGCCATGGAGGATGTTCCTTGTCTGATAAAATTTTCAGATGCCGCGACGCACGATCATACGTTTTTGAAAGAACTCGATCTAAAGAAGGGTTCCTATGTTGTCTTTGACAAAGGATACGTAGATTATCAGCAATACGAGCAATGGACGTTGGATGGCATCTACTTTGTGACCAGGCAAAAGAGCAATGCACGCTATACGAGCCTTGAAGAGTTTGATATTCCGGACAACGTGGACGATGCTGTCCTAAAGGATGAAAAAATAACGCTTGCCGATAAGGAAGGCAACGAATTCCACCTACGGCGGATAGCCTTTTGGCACCAGGAGAAGGGCAAGGTATATGAGTTCATCACCAACAACTATGAAGTGGAGGCCGACAGGATCACTGATATCTACAAAAATCGCTGGCAGATAGAGACCATGTTCAAACGCCTAAAACAGAACTTTCCCCTCAAATACTTTCTGGGCGACAACCAAAATGCAATAGAGATACAGATCTGGGTCAGTCTGATCATTCAACTCATAATGCTGGTAATACAAAGAAAGGCGCAGAGAAGTTGGGCATATTCAAATATGGTGTCTGTAATACGCTACCATTTGATGACCTACATCGATCTGTTCAAGTTCCTGAAAAACCCAGACT
- a CDS encoding aminotransferase class V-fold PLP-dependent enzyme has translation MEEIRKHFPALDSCTYLNTAANGIVPKSVIDWRRQQDLDLMNHASTFRDKHKNHIEQIRKSIADFFSSSIFETALVPNFSFGINMILEGLPEGQKILLLKNDYPSVNWPVETRDFNVCYANIDENLERNIEAAVTKHKPEVFIFSVVQWLNGIKIDLGFLKKLKNEYTDLLIIADGTQYLGTESFNFAESAIDVLCASGYKWMTAGYGNGFLMIKESAQRRIFPKTIGFNSAERFESCATDTAYMKHFEPGHQDTLNYGSLEQSILFVKSLGKEKLYEKIKSLSEKAKNEFGARNLLRKDTLLRKDHSSIFNLIGDGELYKKLQQKKIITSLRGDGIRVSFHYYNSEEDLERLLEVLG, from the coding sequence ATGGAAGAAATTAGAAAACACTTTCCCGCTCTCGACTCCTGCACTTATCTAAATACCGCGGCAAACGGTATTGTTCCAAAGTCAGTTATTGACTGGCGAAGACAGCAGGATTTGGATTTAATGAATCACGCTAGCACATTCCGAGATAAGCATAAAAATCATATTGAGCAGATACGTAAATCAATTGCAGATTTTTTTTCTTCATCTATTTTTGAGACGGCGCTTGTTCCTAACTTTTCCTTTGGAATAAATATGATTTTGGAAGGACTGCCTGAAGGTCAGAAGATCCTGCTTTTAAAAAATGACTATCCCTCGGTTAATTGGCCAGTTGAAACTCGTGATTTTAATGTGTGTTATGCGAATATTGATGAAAATTTAGAGAGAAATATCGAAGCAGCGGTTACCAAACACAAACCTGAGGTATTTATATTTAGTGTAGTGCAATGGCTCAATGGAATTAAAATTGATTTGGGCTTTTTAAAGAAATTGAAAAACGAATATACCGATTTACTAATCATTGCTGATGGCACTCAATATTTGGGCACTGAAAGCTTCAATTTTGCCGAAAGTGCCATAGACGTACTGTGCGCAAGTGGTTATAAATGGATGACAGCCGGATATGGTAATGGTTTTTTAATGATAAAGGAATCGGCACAGAGACGAATATTTCCAAAGACAATCGGATTTAATTCTGCGGAAAGATTTGAAAGCTGCGCGACGGATACAGCTTATATGAAACATTTTGAACCGGGTCATCAAGATACTCTCAATTATGGCAGCTTAGAGCAATCCATTTTATTCGTTAAATCTTTGGGAAAAGAAAAACTCTACGAAAAAATCAAGTCACTTTCCGAGAAAGCTAAAAACGAGTTTGGGGCAAGAAACTTATTAAGGAAGGATACCTTACTAAGAAAAGACCATTCGTCAATTTTTAATCTTATAGGCGATGGGGAGCTCTATAAAAAATTACAGCAGAAAAAGATAATAACCTCCTTGCGTGGAGATGGTATTCGAGTGAGTTTCCATTATTATAACTCTGAAGAGGATTTGGAGCGTCTTTTGGAGGTTTTAGGGTGA